One part of the Sarcophilus harrisii chromosome 5, mSarHar1.11, whole genome shotgun sequence genome encodes these proteins:
- the GDF3 gene encoding growth/differentiation factor 3: MFPFFCFILGLQLTLGLKKTSQFEEATLLQFMGLKKVPSPRIVQPVPFILRKIFQERQKAAATGQYQKLCYVKEFGVPGNLIRLFQDQGDLFYPKEVDQAPPCTQKFLFFNLSVITQDEQLMMAQLHLKLGLNAYSALKQDLELIVSLVRGPNCQSDQKLLLSYLPWPQGVLHVDLLDVVKKWNSNPQSNLGLMVELLPKGGSDFTGTIRPQDNCDNWRQSIQASLMMVTLTPKECPRFSHFPQFHRKRRAILPKPTSENFCRRHQLVISFKELGWQQWIIAPKEFRTNYCKGDCPLSLMSLFNSSNYAFLQTIMNSRTPEIPKATCIPTKLSPMSMLYYDGDGNIILRHHKSMVVDECGCG; the protein is encoded by the exons atgtttcctttcttctgcttCATCCTAGGTCTTCAGCTGACTCTGGGCTTGAAGAAAACATCACAGTTTGAGGAAGCTACCTTGCTTCAGTTTATGGGCCTGAAGAAGGTACCCTCACCCCGGATAGTCCAACCTGTGCCCTTCATCCTGAGGAAGATCTTTCAGGAGAGACAGAAGGCTGCAGCCACAGGGCAATACCAAAAGCTTTGCTATGTGAAGGAGTTTGGGGTCCCTGGAAACTTAATCCGTCTCTTCCAAGACCAAG GTGACCTTTTTTATCCCAAGGAAGTGGACCAAGCTCCGCCATGCACACAGAAGTTTCTTTTCTTCAACCTTTCAGTCATCACCCAAGATGAGCAGCTAATGATGGCCCAACTCCATCTGAAGTTGGGGCTAAATGCTTACAGTGCCCTGAAACAAGACCTGGAATTAATAGTGTCTCTAGTCCGAGGACCTAACTGTCAGTCAGACCAAAAGCTCCTGTTGAGCTATCTTCCCTGGCCTCAAGGTGTTCTTCATGTTGACCTGCTGGATGTGGTTAAGAAATGGAATTCCAACCCCCAGAGTAACCTGGGATTGATGGTAGAATTGCTTCCAAAAGGGGGTAGTGACTTTACAGGGACAATACGCCCTCAAGATAACTGTGACAACTGGAGGCAGTCCATTCAGGCGTCTCTAATGATGGTGACTTTAACCCCTAAGGAATGCCCCCGCTTTTCTCACTTTCCCCAATTTCACAGGAAGAGGAGAGCCATTCTTCCAAAACCTACATCTGAGAACTTCTGCCGACGTCACCAGCTGGTCATCAGCTTTAAAGAACTGGGTTGGCAGCAGTGGATCATTGCTCCCAAGGAGTTTAGGACCAACTACTGCAAAGGAGATTGTCCTTTATCACTTATGAGCTTATTTAACAGCTCCAACTATGCTTTCTTACAGACTATCATGAATTCTAGAACACCTGAAATCCCCAAAGCTACTTGTATCCCCACAAAACTTTCCCCCATGTCCATGCTTTACTATGATGGTGATGGCAATATCATTCTTCGGCACCATAAGAGTATGGTAGTTGATGAATGTGGTTGTGGGTAA